From a single Aggregatilinea lenta genomic region:
- a CDS encoding phosphomannomutase/phosphoglucomutase yields MAQVPTHVFRKYDIRGTVTGDDPDLTPDLARYVGKAYGTYVQRNLGVKQVFVGGDNRETTPPIKDALIEGLASTGIKVTDIGPVMTPTVYFASSSNEAAGGIMITGSHLDTNYNGIKMAYGRQALADDQIQDLLALIQADDFEQGAGEVLKDYAMIDRHMEAIKGKVHMGDRKLKVVVDAGNGLSGTYVPPVMEALGVEVICLFCEPDGTFPNHLPNPEDPELTKDLEAAVIANEADFGIAFDGDADRSGVIDEHGHHVAADRLLALLARDMLTRIPGATIVFDVKSSQVLPDIIRASGGKPLMWMSGHSLMKRKMAEVGSPLGGEVSGHLFIGENYYGFDDGPLVALKVLELFSKNDKTLSQALGEMPSLIATPEIIMSAPDDIKFKIIDVVRDELQDKYEVVTVDGARAIFENGWGLVRASNTQPAITMRFEAHTRPQIVEYMQRFEALLDDYPQVDREKLDKQIEAFSQPA; encoded by the coding sequence ATGGCGCAAGTTCCGACACATGTATTCCGTAAGTATGACATTCGCGGCACGGTGACGGGCGACGATCCCGACCTCACGCCGGATCTGGCGCGCTACGTGGGCAAGGCGTATGGCACGTACGTCCAGCGCAACCTGGGCGTGAAACAGGTCTTCGTGGGTGGCGACAACCGCGAGACCACGCCGCCGATCAAAGACGCATTGATCGAAGGGCTGGCATCGACCGGGATCAAGGTCACCGATATCGGCCCCGTCATGACGCCGACCGTGTACTTCGCGTCCTCGTCCAACGAGGCGGCGGGCGGCATTATGATCACCGGCAGCCATCTGGACACCAACTACAACGGCATCAAGATGGCCTACGGGCGGCAGGCGCTGGCCGACGATCAGATCCAGGACCTGCTGGCGCTGATCCAGGCCGACGACTTCGAGCAGGGCGCGGGCGAAGTGCTCAAGGATTACGCCATGATCGACCGCCATATGGAGGCAATCAAGGGCAAGGTTCACATGGGTGACCGCAAGCTGAAGGTCGTCGTGGATGCGGGCAACGGCCTGTCGGGCACGTATGTGCCGCCGGTCATGGAGGCGCTGGGCGTCGAGGTGATCTGCCTGTTCTGCGAGCCGGACGGCACGTTCCCCAACCACCTGCCGAACCCCGAAGATCCCGAACTGACGAAGGACCTTGAAGCTGCGGTGATCGCAAACGAGGCCGACTTCGGTATTGCGTTCGACGGCGACGCCGACCGTTCGGGCGTGATCGACGAGCACGGGCATCACGTCGCCGCCGACCGCCTGCTGGCGCTGCTGGCCCGCGATATGCTGACGCGCATTCCCGGCGCAACGATTGTGTTCGACGTGAAATCGAGCCAGGTGCTGCCCGACATCATCCGCGCCAGCGGCGGCAAACCGCTGATGTGGATGTCCGGCCACAGCCTGATGAAGCGCAAAATGGCCGAGGTCGGCTCCCCGCTGGGCGGCGAGGTCAGCGGCCACCTGTTCATTGGCGAGAACTATTACGGTTTCGACGATGGGCCGTTGGTGGCGCTCAAGGTGCTGGAGCTGTTCAGCAAGAACGACAAGACGCTGTCGCAGGCGCTGGGCGAGATGCCCTCGCTGATCGCCACACCGGAGATCATCATGTCCGCGCCGGACGACATCAAGTTCAAGATCATCGACGTGGTGCGCGACGAGCTTCAGGACAAATACGAGGTCGTGACCGTGGACGGCGCGCGCGCCATCTTCGAAAACGGCTGGGGCCTCGTCCGCGCTAGCAACACCCAGCCCGCGATCACCATGCGCTTTGAGGCGCACACCCGCCCGCA
- a CDS encoding VOC family protein has product MNAIIAELTVEDVDYACYWYADLGFEVELKGIEDDDGLQWASLAHSGRSVWLLRRDVSPYKDAEGDPRVSLYLQVEDVDALYAQIDGRGVSMEHPPKNQWYGVREFALRDPDGYRWVINQPIPPEETPAPPKQRGTIPPVL; this is encoded by the coding sequence ATGAACGCCATTATCGCTGAACTGACCGTCGAAGACGTTGATTACGCCTGCTACTGGTACGCGGACCTGGGCTTCGAGGTCGAGCTGAAGGGCATCGAGGACGACGACGGTCTGCAGTGGGCCAGTCTCGCACACAGCGGACGCTCGGTGTGGCTGCTGCGCCGTGACGTCTCGCCGTACAAGGACGCCGAGGGCGACCCGCGTGTATCATTGTATTTGCAGGTCGAGGACGTGGACGCGCTGTATGCGCAGATCGACGGGCGCGGCGTGAGCATGGAGCATCCGCCGAAAAACCAGTGGTACGGCGTGCGCGAGTTCGCCCTGCGCGACCCCGACGGTTACCGCTGGGTGATCAACCAACCGATCCCGCCGGAGGAAACGCCCGCGCCACCGAAGCAGCGGGGCACGATCCCTCCGGTTCTTTAA
- a CDS encoding nuclear transport factor 2 family protein, translating into MMDDNPVTVETLKAFLDAFNRHDLDAIMTFFADDCVFDMPRGPEPWGRRYVGREAVREGLASRFAGLPDVHYGEDRHWACGRLGVSEWLLTGTTEAGKHIEVRGIDLLEFEGGKIVRKDSYWKIVE; encoded by the coding sequence ATGATGGACGACAACCCTGTGACCGTCGAGACCTTAAAGGCATTCCTCGATGCCTTCAACCGGCATGACCTGGATGCCATCATGACGTTCTTTGCGGATGACTGTGTGTTCGATATGCCGCGCGGCCCCGAACCCTGGGGCCGGCGCTACGTAGGCCGGGAGGCCGTGCGTGAGGGGCTTGCATCCAGGTTTGCCGGGTTGCCTGACGTGCATTATGGCGAGGATCGTCATTGGGCGTGCGGCAGACTCGGCGTGTCCGAATGGCTCCTGACCGGCACAACCGAAGCAGGCAAACATATAGAAGTCAGAGGCATCGACCTGCTCGAGTTCGAGGGCGGCAAAATCGTCCGAAAAGACTCGTATTGGAAGATCGTCGAATAA
- a CDS encoding formylglycine-generating enzyme family protein, with the protein MLDPEVWTEDWSAALPEAWRSASEDTALYKVRVRQMPVTVQRCSYMPDSTLIRRQWNVDVRVINLETEATITATTFYGAAPGECAYTESFEWGSTIKYRDGNPPTSAEFVEWLMDTVPDDMPGLIELTPTPGPPASPTLLPPPPAEAARLSDMSNWDWTPNIWSVATVDMVEVPAGCFSMGSRDLWEDTMPVHGVCLDAFWIDRIEVTNGQYIYWGGAPTAPSVWDGVQQPVEQITWAEATQFCQMRGGARLPTEAEWEYAARGPDSWIYPWGNEFSSENVIYNVSAPWDAGGTPGGASWVGAEDMSGNISEWVSDWYGPYTSEWQTNPTGPESGEAHIFRGGSFNVTDPLNLQPAGRYRMYSDGTNYTIGFRCARSALN; encoded by the coding sequence ATGCTCGATCCGGAAGTGTGGACAGAGGATTGGAGTGCCGCACTCCCCGAAGCGTGGCGCAGCGCCAGCGAGGACACTGCGCTGTACAAGGTTAGGGTCCGGCAGATGCCGGTCACGGTTCAACGGTGCTCCTATATGCCCGACAGCACCTTGATACGCCGCCAGTGGAATGTGGATGTGAGGGTCATCAATCTCGAAACCGAAGCAACCATCACCGCAACCACATTCTACGGTGCCGCCCCCGGCGAATGCGCCTATACCGAATCCTTCGAGTGGGGCAGCACCATCAAATACCGCGATGGCAACCCGCCGACTAGCGCCGAGTTCGTCGAGTGGCTGATGGATACCGTACCGGACGACATGCCCGGCTTGATCGAACTCACTCCGACCCCTGGACCTCCTGCTTCACCGACCCTGCTGCCTCCACCCCCTGCCGAGGCGGCCAGGCTGTCCGACATGTCCAACTGGGATTGGACGCCTAACATCTGGAGCGTCGCCACGGTAGACATGGTCGAGGTTCCCGCCGGGTGTTTCTCGATGGGGAGCCGGGACCTCTGGGAAGATACGATGCCGGTGCATGGCGTCTGCCTGGATGCCTTCTGGATCGACCGCATTGAAGTGACAAACGGCCAGTATATATATTGGGGGGGAGCGCCAACAGCGCCCAGCGTGTGGGACGGTGTCCAGCAGCCGGTAGAGCAAATCACCTGGGCCGAAGCGACCCAGTTCTGCCAGATGCGGGGAGGCGCGCGCCTGCCCACCGAAGCCGAATGGGAATATGCTGCGCGTGGGCCAGACAGTTGGATCTACCCCTGGGGCAACGAATTTAGCAGCGAGAATGTGATCTACAATGTCAGCGCACCCTGGGACGCTGGCGGCACCCCAGGTGGGGCATCATGGGTCGGTGCGGAGGACATGAGCGGGAACATCTCGGAATGGGTGAGCGACTGGTACGGCCCGTATACGTCCGAGTGGCAGACCAACCCCACCGGGCCAGAATCCGGCGAGGCGCACATCTTCCGGGGCGGCTCGTTCAACGTCACCGACCCACTCAACCTTCAGCCGGCAGGTCGCTATAGGATGTATTCGGACGGGACAAATTATACGATCGGTTTCCGCTGCGCACGCTCGGCATTGAATTAA
- a CDS encoding MFS transporter, with amino-acid sequence MAETTQVPERWQIPFFTVWIGQAFSLFGSNLVQFALVWWLADSTGSATVLATATLAAMLPQIVIGPVAGSLVDRWNRRVVMMAADGLVALTTVGLVALFAMGEAAVWQVYVAMFIRSLGGAFHFPAMQASTSLMVPKDQLARVAGLNQTLQGAMNIVAPPVGALLLEAMRMEAVLAVDILTAVPAIGALFFVAIPQPVRAASEDGETEKPGVWQDLVAGLRYVRAWPALMVVLGMATVINFVFNPAASLTPLLIKNHFNGGAVELSWIESAMGIGVVLGGLTLSAWGGFKRKIYTSMLGLVGMGVGATVIGLTPGSLLALAVAMMFLLGFMNPITNGPLFALLQSTVAPEMQGRVFTLVIASAAAMSPLGLAVAGPVADAIGVQGWFLIAGVVCSLMGLSGFFIPALAHMEDGVVDAVAVDADLAQAVAMDAVLEKDRLSHALAVPVAESSLD; translated from the coding sequence ATGGCCGAAACGACACAGGTGCCCGAACGCTGGCAGATTCCCTTCTTCACGGTCTGGATCGGGCAGGCGTTTTCACTGTTCGGGAGCAATCTGGTGCAGTTCGCGCTGGTGTGGTGGCTGGCGGACTCGACCGGCTCTGCGACGGTGCTGGCGACCGCGACGCTGGCGGCGATGCTGCCGCAGATCGTGATCGGGCCGGTGGCGGGGTCGCTGGTGGACCGCTGGAACCGCCGCGTGGTGATGATGGCGGCGGACGGCCTCGTCGCGCTGACTACCGTCGGGCTGGTCGCGCTGTTCGCGATGGGCGAGGCCGCCGTGTGGCAGGTCTACGTGGCGATGTTCATCCGCTCGCTGGGCGGCGCATTCCACTTCCCGGCGATGCAGGCGTCCACCTCGCTGATGGTGCCCAAGGATCAGTTGGCGCGCGTGGCCGGGCTGAACCAGACGCTGCAAGGCGCGATGAACATCGTCGCGCCACCGGTCGGGGCGCTGCTGCTCGAAGCGATGCGGATGGAAGCCGTGCTGGCGGTGGACATCCTGACGGCGGTCCCGGCCATCGGCGCGCTGTTCTTCGTGGCGATCCCCCAGCCGGTGCGTGCAGCTTCCGAAGACGGCGAGACGGAGAAGCCGGGCGTGTGGCAGGATCTCGTCGCGGGGCTGCGCTACGTGCGTGCGTGGCCCGCGCTGATGGTCGTGCTTGGCATGGCGACCGTAATCAACTTCGTCTTTAACCCGGCGGCCTCGCTGACGCCACTGCTGATCAAGAATCACTTCAACGGCGGCGCGGTCGAGCTGAGCTGGATCGAGTCCGCGATGGGCATCGGCGTGGTGCTGGGCGGTCTGACGCTCAGCGCGTGGGGCGGCTTCAAGCGCAAGATCTACACCTCCATGCTGGGGCTGGTCGGCATGGGCGTGGGCGCGACCGTCATCGGCCTGACGCCGGGGTCGCTGCTGGCGTTGGCCGTGGCGATGATGTTCCTGCTGGGCTTCATGAACCCGATCACCAACGGGCCGCTGTTCGCGCTGTTGCAAAGCACCGTCGCGCCGGAGATGCAGGGCCGCGTCTTTACACTGGTGATCGCCTCCGCGGCGGCGATGTCGCCGCTGGGATTGGCCGTCGCCGGGCCGGTCGCGGATGCCATCGGCGTGCAAGGATGGTTCCTCATCGCCGGGGTGGTCTGCTCACTGATGGGCCTCAGCGGCTTCTTCATCCCCGCACTGGCGCACATGGAAGACGGGGTGGTGGATGCGGTAGCCGTCGACGCGGATCTGGCGCAGGCGGTCGCGATGGACGCCGTGCTGGAGAAGGATCGTCTGTCGCATGCGCTGGCCGTTCCCGTGGCGGAGAGCAGCCTGGACTGA
- a CDS encoding cupin domain-containing protein, protein MPFGKLSDQKAREIVPGFYGKFVHTDRMTVSYWTIDAGALLPEHRHPHEQITTVIEGQLELTVAGETQVLGPLEIAVIPGDTVHAGRAVTDCLVIDVFQPARDDYR, encoded by the coding sequence ATGCCATTTGGAAAATTGAGCGATCAGAAAGCCCGCGAAATCGTGCCCGGCTTTTACGGCAAGTTCGTGCACACGGACCGCATGACCGTGTCGTACTGGACCATCGACGCGGGCGCGCTGCTGCCCGAACACCGCCATCCGCACGAACAGATCACGACGGTGATCGAGGGCCAGTTGGAGCTGACTGTCGCGGGCGAGACGCAGGTGCTCGGTCCGCTCGAAATCGCAGTCATTCCCGGCGACACTGTGCATGCGGGCCGCGCCGTCACGGACTGCCTGGTGATCGACGTGTTCCAGCCTGCCCGCGACGACTACCGCTAG
- a CDS encoding DUF2268 domain-containing putative Zn-dependent protease (predicted Zn-dependent protease with a strongly conserved HExxH motif) — MHACKWISVGLVVVMGLAACSSSDGRAPLASLPTRTPGASAVTPAGTGGPVTSLVRATGDFLTAVEQVALLDQGITFVDALSRAGAPCFGTTLNDVDKFDILFDVSGFSFPMTDFSAWRRAQDALPDAALIEQGRDALEAAAAVLPAGGDVHVCVIAVPAVPVPDAVDAQAGDAVPLAIATQPLKVIPVSADTLLLACSQGEACLDNVPALVAHGYAMAYQLRALDRPLSELTLLERIVLEGRATAFARRVVPGAVFPWDDALTPAQVPAAWQIAASRLTWRENIDRFGDRMVWSTALDETYPAWSGVWFGDQIVQGYVARHPGVSLADLLLLAPATVYDGSGYQPGA, encoded by the coding sequence ATGCACGCCTGCAAGTGGATTTCGGTTGGATTAGTCGTGGTGATGGGGCTGGCGGCCTGTAGCAGCAGCGATGGGCGTGCGCCGCTGGCGAGCCTGCCGACGCGCACACCGGGCGCGAGCGCCGTGACGCCTGCCGGAACGGGCGGCCCGGTGACGTCCCTCGTCCGGGCCACAGGCGACTTTCTGACCGCCGTCGAACAGGTCGCGCTGCTCGACCAGGGCATCACGTTTGTGGATGCGCTCAGCCGGGCGGGCGCGCCGTGTTTTGGAACCACGCTGAACGATGTGGACAAGTTTGATATCCTCTTCGACGTCAGCGGCTTCTCCTTCCCGATGACAGATTTTTCCGCGTGGCGGCGGGCGCAAGACGCGCTGCCCGACGCGGCGCTGATCGAGCAGGGGCGGGACGCGCTTGAGGCAGCGGCAGCGGTGCTGCCTGCCGGGGGCGACGTGCACGTTTGCGTGATCGCGGTCCCAGCCGTTCCCGTGCCGGACGCGGTGGACGCGCAGGCGGGTGACGCGGTGCCGCTGGCCATTGCGACGCAGCCGCTGAAAGTCATTCCCGTTTCGGCGGATACCCTGCTGCTGGCGTGCTCGCAGGGCGAGGCGTGCCTGGACAACGTGCCTGCGCTGGTGGCGCACGGCTATGCGATGGCGTACCAACTGCGCGCACTCGATCGGCCACTCTCCGAGCTGACGCTGCTGGAGCGCATCGTGCTTGAGGGCCGGGCGACCGCGTTCGCGCGGCGCGTGGTGCCGGGCGCGGTCTTCCCCTGGGACGACGCGCTGACCCCGGCCCAGGTACCCGCCGCGTGGCAGATCGCAGCCTCGCGCCTGACGTGGCGCGAGAACATCGATCGCTTCGGAGATCGCATGGTGTGGAGCACGGCCCTTGACGAGACGTACCCGGCGTGGTCGGGCGTGTGGTTCGGGGACCAGATCGTGCAAGGCTACGTCGCGCGGCATCCGGGTGTGTCCCTGGCCGATCTGCTGCTGCTGGCCCCCGCGACCGTGTACGACGGCAGTGGCTACCAACCTGGCGCGTAG
- a CDS encoding alpha/beta hydrolase, translating into MRRSISALVWASLSCGSGLLSILPSFPVFPRRGVAMAQLVATEDPGLTMAAGGIGLWQGLRARSWRAVALALVGLALGVRPLVRRKQVNRAMSDAMRQDLGIGWQRDIPPEMHRRFAQAHRTDTWGPLRYLLRIRVRVTRDVLFAAPDGYPLRLDVYEPEQADGPRPAVVVVHGGAWFQGDKSTYAFGWHDRWLAAQGYVVFDVQYRLSGRWPAPLNDVKCAIRWVRANAARYGVDPGRIALVGRSAGAHLALMAAYTAGDPAYAAGCFSGEGAPEDEVQAVVASYAPSDLRLWSAEPGGAIAALLGGLPDEIPDLYASASPVSHVRSGLPPTLLIHGQRDRLVPPAHSELLANHLRAAGVKTVLLRIPWGRHGVDSLLVGLTGPMIQYDVDRFLAWVFHQKGTEA; encoded by the coding sequence GTGAGACGATCGATTTCGGCGCTGGTGTGGGCGAGTCTCTCGTGCGGCAGCGGACTGTTGAGCATCCTGCCGTCGTTTCCGGTTTTTCCCCGGCGCGGCGTGGCGATGGCGCAGCTCGTCGCGACCGAGGACCCCGGCCTGACGATGGCAGCGGGCGGCATTGGCCTGTGGCAGGGGCTGCGCGCGCGGTCGTGGCGGGCCGTGGCGCTGGCGCTGGTCGGGCTGGCGCTGGGCGTGCGTCCACTGGTGCGGCGCAAGCAGGTGAACCGCGCCATGTCCGACGCGATGCGCCAGGATCTTGGGATCGGCTGGCAGCGCGACATCCCGCCGGAGATGCACCGCCGCTTCGCGCAGGCGCACCGCACCGACACGTGGGGGCCGCTGCGCTACCTGCTGCGCATCCGCGTGCGCGTCACGCGCGATGTGCTGTTCGCCGCGCCGGATGGTTACCCGCTGCGCCTGGACGTCTACGAGCCGGAGCAGGCGGACGGGCCGCGCCCGGCGGTGGTCGTGGTGCACGGCGGCGCGTGGTTCCAGGGCGATAAGAGCACCTACGCGTTCGGCTGGCACGATCGCTGGCTGGCCGCGCAGGGCTACGTGGTGTTCGACGTGCAATACCGGTTGTCGGGCCGCTGGCCCGCGCCGCTGAACGACGTGAAATGCGCAATCCGGTGGGTGCGCGCCAATGCTGCACGCTACGGCGTAGATCCGGGGCGGATCGCGCTGGTGGGGCGGTCGGCGGGGGCGCATCTGGCGCTGATGGCCGCGTATACGGCGGGCGATCCGGCATATGCGGCGGGCTGCTTCAGCGGCGAGGGTGCCCCGGAAGACGAGGTTCAGGCGGTGGTCGCCAGCTACGCGCCCAGCGACCTGCGATTGTGGTCCGCCGAACCGGGCGGGGCGATTGCGGCACTGCTGGGCGGGCTGCCAGACGAGATCCCCGACCTGTACGCGAGCGCGTCGCCGGTCAGCCACGTGCGGTCCGGCCTGCCGCCGACGCTGCTGATCCACGGCCAGCGCGACCGGCTGGTCCCGCCTGCGCATTCCGAACTGCTGGCGAACCATTTGCGTGCGGCGGGGGTAAAAACAGTATTGCTGCGCATCCCGTGGGGGCGGCACGGTGTGGACAGCCTGCTGGTGGGCCTGACCGGGCCGATGATCCAGTATGACGTGGATCGCTTTTTGGCATGGGTATTTCATCAGAAGGGAACTGAGGCATGA
- a CDS encoding nuclear transport factor 2 family protein, whose protein sequence is MTLKHQKMAFVAGSISLVTVLAMIMLAVTVVPSLAQQPLTVTPTYVGTATNPDSVVVLNFLQSLDYNAFNANAELTSPLQADTAFGRDAVAAQLNSLFNGIFTNSQIEVTHAYFMEGTVVVEFMLHATNTGPFLTYTATNAQVSLPMIGVFELETGLIQRLRLYFDYQTLVHLLGLDVTPTYVPPAATATSTFTSTPFSTPGLDQPLTAEPTEAATEVMGTEEPIGTEEPVMTVEPTLPTEEAPGPIVTEEPAPVGTAEVTS, encoded by the coding sequence ATGACGCTGAAGCATCAAAAAATGGCTTTCGTCGCCGGATCGATCAGCCTCGTCACCGTGTTGGCGATGATCATGCTGGCGGTGACGGTCGTGCCGTCGCTGGCGCAGCAGCCGCTCACCGTCACGCCGACCTACGTCGGCACCGCGACCAACCCTGACTCGGTCGTCGTCCTGAACTTCTTACAATCGCTGGACTACAACGCGTTCAACGCCAACGCGGAGCTGACCAGCCCGCTGCAAGCGGATACGGCCTTTGGCCGGGACGCGGTTGCCGCACAGCTCAACAGCCTGTTCAACGGGATCTTCACCAATAGCCAGATCGAGGTGACGCACGCCTACTTCATGGAGGGCACGGTCGTGGTGGAGTTCATGCTGCACGCGACCAACACGGGGCCGTTCCTGACTTACACGGCGACCAACGCACAGGTGTCGCTGCCGATGATCGGCGTCTTCGAGCTTGAGACCGGGCTGATCCAGCGCCTGCGCCTCTACTTCGACTACCAGACGCTGGTGCACCTGCTCGGCCTGGATGTCACGCCGACTTACGTGCCGCCCGCCGCCACCGCGACCAGCACCTTCACGTCCACGCCGTTCTCCACGCCGGGCCTGGATCAGCCGCTGACGGCGGAACCTACCGAAGCGGCGACCGAGGTGATGGGGACAGAAGAGCCAATAGGCACTGAGGAACCGGTCATGACGGTCGAGCCGACCCTGCCAACCGAGGAAGCGCCTGGCCCCATCGTGACCGAGGAACCCGCGCCTGTGGGCACGGCAGAGGTGACGAGCTAA
- a CDS encoding DUF6326 family protein codes for MVERRLLLAAIWIALMLVYLLGDVLRIFSGDYLKGDTDASKFTQPMWLGVSVLMVIPIVMILLTLLLGQPVNRWVNIIVAAFFFLFNLVGLPTYTGLYDKFLIVVGLVFNGMTVWYAWHWTAG; via the coding sequence ATGGTGGAACGTCGGCTTCTGCTCGCGGCCATCTGGATCGCGCTGATGTTGGTGTATCTGCTGGGCGATGTGCTGCGCATCTTTAGCGGTGACTATCTGAAGGGCGATACGGACGCCAGCAAATTCACACAGCCAATGTGGTTGGGCGTTTCCGTCTTGATGGTGATCCCGATCGTCATGATTCTGCTCACGTTGCTGCTCGGCCAGCCGGTCAACCGCTGGGTCAACATCATTGTTGCAGCGTTTTTCTTCCTGTTCAACCTCGTCGGGCTGCCCACTTATACCGGCCTGTACGACAAGTTCCTGATCGTCGTTGGGCTGGTGTTCAACGGCATGACCGTCTGGTACGCCTGGCACTGGACAGCAGGCTAA
- a CDS encoding AAA family ATPase — MDDAVDVLSAYGKSLLTPEAVLLGLIRSKNTAAERVLQTFAQRRGADLDRLERQAKLAMQSRRDLSGELNYLAHGKQSTELSRSMVIALDEALSVAQALNLYEIDTDHLLGALTEREVGTAGLLTQFGITKSAMRDVFTEAESSETTMRRTTSGRSSDMVADARVGELRAVYFREGLLRDLMQMLGQTVNRHVLLIGPDGVGKRTLAYSLALLIAEDKGPKDLSKLVQIDERMLLDQQEKTVESGLRRANGGLLFIPHIHRFFGGALKAEFPKAGPLLQKAFLGDNPVIIGTTTQALWDERLRGVSAIAENVQLLNVPASGLNETVEILRVIAPHIAADYSIEVQDEALRTAAQLARRYMSGTPLPLSAEHLLHRAAALVSVSGQQHIAFRQEVADAVLDAEDVTLAAAQMTGIPVSKLGQDERGKYASMVEHLHERIIGQDEAVIALSRAVKTARVGLKDPKRPIGSFLFLGPTGVGKTELAKALAEFMFGSEDAMLQLDMSEYMDENTVSRLIGAPPGYVGYEGGGQLTDRVREQPYIVVVFDEVEKAHRRVLDVLLQVMEEGRLTDGQGNVANFSEAVIIMTSNVGARLLGTGSIDDALREEVMDEVRNQFRPEFLNRLDEIVIFHPLSDEDLAQILDLLLGKEITLAAERGLTLEFEPEAKTWMLAQNEHPEWGARPLRRIIQRSVREQLADYLLRENPQPGTTVKIDANGKGLTFEMLAKA, encoded by the coding sequence ATGGACGACGCCGTTGACGTGCTCAGCGCCTATGGTAAGTCGCTGCTGACGCCGGAAGCGGTGCTGCTCGGCCTGATCCGCAGCAAGAACACGGCGGCGGAGCGCGTGCTCCAGACCTTTGCGCAACGGCGCGGCGCGGATCTTGACCGCCTGGAGCGGCAGGCCAAGCTCGCCATGCAAAGCCGTCGCGACCTCAGCGGCGAGCTGAATTACCTCGCGCACGGCAAGCAGTCCACCGAGCTAAGCCGCTCGATGGTGATCGCGCTGGACGAGGCGCTCAGCGTGGCGCAGGCGCTGAACCTGTACGAGATCGATACCGATCACCTGCTCGGCGCGCTGACCGAGCGCGAAGTCGGCACGGCGGGGCTGCTGACGCAGTTCGGCATCACCAAGAGCGCCATGCGCGACGTGTTCACCGAGGCCGAATCGAGCGAAACGACCATGCGCCGCACCACGTCGGGCCGCAGCAGTGACATGGTGGCCGACGCGCGCGTGGGCGAGCTGCGCGCGGTGTACTTCCGGGAGGGGCTTCTGCGCGACCTGATGCAGATGCTCGGCCAGACGGTCAACCGGCATGTGCTGCTGATCGGGCCGGACGGCGTCGGCAAGCGCACGCTGGCCTACAGCCTCGCGCTGCTGATCGCGGAGGACAAGGGGCCGAAGGACCTCAGCAAACTGGTCCAGATCGACGAGCGCATGCTGCTCGATCAGCAGGAAAAGACGGTCGAGAGCGGCCTGCGCCGCGCCAACGGCGGGCTTCTGTTCATCCCGCACATTCACCGTTTCTTCGGCGGCGCGCTCAAGGCGGAATTCCCCAAAGCCGGACCGTTGCTGCAAAAGGCGTTCCTGGGCGACAACCCGGTGATCATCGGCACGACGACGCAAGCCCTGTGGGACGAGCGCTTGCGCGGGGTGAGCGCCATCGCCGAAAACGTGCAGTTGCTGAACGTGCCCGCGTCCGGCCTGAACGAGACAGTCGAGATCCTGCGTGTGATCGCGCCGCACATCGCGGCGGATTACAGCATCGAAGTGCAGGACGAAGCGCTGCGCACGGCGGCGCAGCTTGCCCGCCGTTACATGAGCGGCACGCCGCTGCCGTTGAGCGCCGAGCACCTGCTGCACCGCGCTGCCGCGCTGGTCAGTGTGAGCGGCCAGCAGCACATCGCCTTCCGGCAGGAAGTGGCGGACGCCGTGCTCGACGCGGAAGATGTGACGCTCGCCGCCGCGCAGATGACGGGCATTCCCGTCAGCAAGCTGGGGCAGGACGAGCGCGGTAAATACGCGAGCATGGTCGAGCACCTGCACGAGCGCATCATCGGGCAGGACGAAGCCGTGATCGCGCTCAGCCGCGCGGTGAAGACGGCGAGGGTGGGCCTCAAGGACCCCAAGCGCCCGATCGGCTCGTTCCTGTTCCTGGGGCCGACCGGCGTCGGCAAGACGGAGCTGGCGAAGGCGCTGGCCGAGTTCATGTTCGGCAGCGAAGACGCCATGCTCCAACTCGACATGTCCGAGTACATGGACGAAAACACGGTCAGCCGCCTGATCGGCGCGCCGCCCGGCTATGTCGGCTACGAGGGCGGCGGCCAGCTCACCGACCGTGTGCGCGAGCAGCCGTATATCGTGGTGGTGTTCGACGAAGTGGAGAAGGCTCACCGCCGCGTGCTGGACGTGCTGCTGCAGGTGATGGAAGAAGGCCGCCTGACGGACGGGCAGGGCAACGTCGCCAACTTCAGCGAGGCGGTGATCATCATGACCAGCAACGTCGGCGCGCGGCTGCTCGGCACGGGCAGCATTGACGACGCGCTGCGCGAAGAGGTCATGGATGAGGTGCGGAACCAGTTCCGACCCGAATTCCTCAACCGGCTGGACGAGATCGTGATCTTTCACCCGCTGTCGGACGAGGACCTCGCGCAGATCCTCGACCTGCTGCTGGGTAAGGAGATCACGCTGGCGGCGGAACGCGGCCTGACGCTGGAGTTCGAGCCGGAGGCCAAGACGTGGATGCTGGCCCAGAACGAGCACCCGGAATGGGGGGCGCGTCCGCTGCGGCGCATCATCCAGCGCAGCGTGCGCGAGCAGTTGGCCGACTACCTGCTGCGCGAAAATCCGCAGCCGGGCACCACGGTCAAGATCGACGCGAACGGCAAGGGGCTGACGTTCGAGATGTTGGCGAAGGCCTAA